In Humulus lupulus chromosome 6, drHumLupu1.1, whole genome shotgun sequence, a single genomic region encodes these proteins:
- the LOC133781447 gene encoding large ribosomal subunit protein P2B-like, with translation MKIIAAYLLAVLGGNASPSAADLKKILGSVGIEAEDEKISFLLSEVKGKDIAELIASGREKLSSVPSGGGAVAYSAPAGGAAAAPATAAESKKEEKVEEKEESDDDMGFSLFD, from the exons ATGAAGATCATCGCCGCTTACTTGTTGGCCGTTTTGGGAGGAAACGCATCTCCTTCCGCCGCTGATTTGAAGAAGATTCTCGGTTCAG TTGGAATTGAGGCAGAGGACGAGAAGATCAGCTTCCTCTTGTCTGAGGTCAAGGGCAAAGATATCGCAGAGCTAATTGCATCTGGAAGGGAGAAGCTATCATCAGTCCCATCTGGTGGTGGTGCAGTTGCTTACTCCGCACCCGCAGGAGGAGCCGCTGCTGCCCCAGCTACTGCCGCCGAGtcaaagaaggaagagaaagttGAAGAGAAGGAAGAATCAGACGAT GATATGGGTTTCAGTCTGTTCGACTAA